Proteins from one Comamonas flocculans genomic window:
- a CDS encoding acyl-protein synthase: MRVNCAAGAQPELAAPPSVQQFCAITTPYLPEADSEAAFITAMRDITRWHQQRSPWYARLLAQHQVDVDALRTLDDLIALPPVHANFFKQHEILSVPEDAITLHLTSSGTTGQKSQMFFDAFTIGHGRRMADDCMQARGMVSSEPAHYLVNAYEPCDGLRVGTSNTNQYLMRYAPAAEVFWTLRALGQGQHEFDAFGAVARLQRWAEGSTPVRIIGFPAFLHFTLQRLEKMGVPPLQLAPGSAVILGGGWKGHADQAIAKEAMHASIARQLGIAGERIVETFGSVEHSIPYTSCKHNHLHQPTWSRVLVRDVATLGPLAHGQAGFLSFLSPYITSVPAHSVVMGDLGVLHPAHSCGCGTPTPWFEILGRAGTSSNKSCAAAAAELLPAG, encoded by the coding sequence ATGCGAGTCAATTGCGCCGCCGGCGCGCAGCCCGAGCTTGCCGCGCCGCCCAGCGTGCAGCAGTTCTGCGCAATCACCACGCCCTATTTGCCCGAAGCGGACAGCGAGGCGGCCTTCATCACCGCCATGCGCGACATCACGCGCTGGCACCAGCAGCGCTCGCCCTGGTATGCCAGGCTGCTGGCGCAGCACCAGGTGGACGTGGATGCGTTGCGCACCCTCGACGACCTGATCGCGCTGCCGCCGGTGCATGCCAATTTCTTCAAGCAGCATGAGATCCTGAGCGTGCCCGAAGACGCCATCACGCTGCACCTGACTTCGTCCGGCACCACGGGGCAGAAGTCGCAGATGTTCTTCGACGCCTTCACCATAGGACACGGGCGGCGCATGGCCGACGACTGCATGCAGGCGCGCGGCATGGTCAGCAGCGAGCCCGCGCACTACCTGGTGAACGCCTACGAGCCCTGCGACGGCCTGCGCGTGGGCACCTCCAACACCAACCAGTACCTGATGCGCTACGCCCCCGCGGCCGAGGTGTTCTGGACGCTGCGCGCGCTCGGCCAGGGGCAGCACGAGTTCGACGCCTTTGGCGCGGTGGCCAGGCTGCAGCGCTGGGCCGAGGGCAGCACGCCGGTGCGCATCATCGGCTTTCCGGCCTTCCTGCACTTCACGCTGCAGCGGCTGGAAAAAATGGGCGTCCCGCCGCTGCAGCTGGCCCCGGGCAGCGCGGTCATCCTGGGCGGTGGCTGGAAGGGCCATGCCGACCAGGCCATCGCCAAGGAGGCAATGCACGCCAGCATCGCGCGCCAGCTGGGCATCGCCGGCGAGCGCATCGTGGAGACCTTCGGCTCGGTGGAGCACAGCATCCCCTACACCAGCTGCAAGCACAACCACCTGCACCAGCCCACCTGGTCGCGCGTGCTGGTGCGCGACGTGGCCACGCTCGGGCCGCTGGCGCACGGGCAGGCGGGCTTCCTGTCCTTCCTCTCTCCCTACATCACCAGCGTGCCGGCGCACAGCGTGGTGATGGGCGACCTCGGCGTGCTGCACCCCGCACACAGCTGCGGCTGCGGCACGCCCACCCCGTGGTTCGAGATCCTGGGCCGGGCGGGCACCTCCTCGAACAAGAGCTGCGCGGCCGCGGCGGCCGAGCTGCTGCCTGCGGGCTGA
- a CDS encoding solute carrier family 23 protein: protein MPLFHLPARPAPHRRVPDLAYAANERPPVSALWVLALQHAATAMAFIAYVLVTARLAGLSRADTQTMVALTLLAMALTTAMQAWGGRWGAGVLVVNIPSAMMITLAASLLGAYGLGAMAPAALVHGLVSLAMVPLVRRTRPLFPPPVVGTVICMAGVALVAGSIQRALGLTPGQWSVDAASAAVAGVTLAGIVGLSVWGRRLRLMALLLAMAAGVAVAALLGRLEGTQALSDAALLALPELAAPRWHLQGDVLLAVALVAILSQLDTLGSVIMLDKMEDADWRRADMAAIGRGIQANGVGNLLMGLLGALPTSTSSANIALAYATRSTARAIGLAVAALLALAAFLPKLTLALTLVPEPVLGAVGLYAAGYLMVSGMQLTVSRAIDSRVLFAVGLSLSAGLAVMQMPQLAQQAPEGLRFLLGNGFVVAGVLVIALNLLFRLGVAQRARQALHAPAEELHGEITNFVETRGAAWGARRDVVQRAAMAALEAAEAILASPAPAGTDARRLSAIRGQFDEFNLDIELLHSGAPLRLGGGQAQLPDPAALLDGADDSAIDAALAPLSGQLLHYLADRVSTGASAGQSFVRLHFEH, encoded by the coding sequence ATGCCCTTGTTCCACCTGCCTGCCCGCCCCGCCCCGCACCGTCGCGTGCCCGACCTCGCTTACGCTGCCAACGAGCGCCCGCCGGTGTCGGCCCTGTGGGTACTGGCGCTGCAGCATGCGGCCACCGCCATGGCCTTCATCGCCTACGTGCTGGTGACCGCGCGCCTGGCGGGCCTGTCGCGCGCGGACACCCAGACCATGGTCGCGCTGACCCTGCTGGCGATGGCATTGACCACCGCCATGCAGGCCTGGGGCGGGCGCTGGGGCGCGGGCGTGCTGGTGGTGAACATTCCCAGCGCCATGATGATCACGCTGGCCGCCAGTCTGCTGGGCGCCTACGGCCTGGGCGCCATGGCGCCGGCCGCGCTGGTGCACGGGCTGGTGTCCCTGGCCATGGTGCCGCTGGTGCGCCGCACCCGCCCGCTGTTTCCGCCGCCCGTCGTCGGCACGGTGATCTGCATGGCGGGTGTGGCGCTGGTGGCGGGCTCCATCCAGCGCGCGCTGGGGCTCACGCCCGGGCAGTGGAGCGTCGACGCCGCCAGCGCCGCGGTGGCCGGCGTCACGCTGGCGGGCATTGTCGGCCTGTCGGTCTGGGGCAGGCGCCTGCGCCTGATGGCCCTGCTGCTGGCCATGGCGGCCGGCGTGGCGGTGGCGGCGCTGCTCGGCAGGCTGGAGGGCACGCAGGCCCTGTCGGACGCCGCGCTGCTGGCCCTGCCCGAGCTGGCCGCGCCGCGCTGGCACCTGCAGGGCGACGTGCTGCTGGCCGTGGCGCTGGTGGCCATCCTCTCGCAGCTCGACACCCTGGGCAGCGTGATCATGCTCGACAAGATGGAAGACGCCGACTGGCGTCGCGCCGACATGGCGGCCATAGGCAGGGGCATACAGGCCAACGGCGTGGGCAACCTGCTCATGGGCCTGCTCGGCGCGCTGCCTACCTCCACCAGTTCGGCCAACATCGCGCTGGCCTATGCCACGCGCTCCACGGCCCGCGCCATCGGCCTGGCGGTGGCGGCGCTGCTGGCGCTGGCGGCCTTCCTGCCCAAGCTGACGCTGGCGCTCACGCTGGTGCCCGAGCCGGTGCTCGGCGCGGTGGGCCTGTACGCGGCGGGCTATCTGATGGTCTCCGGCATGCAGCTGACGGTCTCGCGCGCGATCGACAGCCGGGTGCTGTTCGCCGTCGGCCTGTCGCTGTCCGCAGGGCTGGCGGTGATGCAGATGCCGCAGCTGGCGCAGCAGGCGCCCGAGGGGCTGCGCTTTTTGCTGGGCAACGGTTTTGTCGTGGCAGGGGTGCTGGTGATCGCGCTGAACCTGCTGTTCCGCCTGGGCGTGGCGCAGCGCGCGCGCCAGGCCCTGCACGCGCCGGCTGAGGAGCTGCACGGCGAGATCACCAACTTCGTCGAGACCCGCGGGGCCGCCTGGGGCGCGCGCCGCGACGTGGTCCAGCGCGCCGCCATGGCCGCGCTGGAGGCCGCCGAGGCCATCCTGGCCAGCCCCGCACCCGCCGGCACGGACGCGCGCCGGCTCAGTGCCATCCGCGGGCAGTTCGACGAATTCAATCTGGACATCGAGCTGCTGCACAGTGGCGCGCCGCTGCGCCTGGGCGGCGGCCAGGCGCAGCTGCCCGATCCCGCGGCCCTGCTGGACGGCGCGGACGACAGCGCCATCGACGCCGCGCTGGCGCCCCTGTCGGGGCAGCTGCTGCACTACCTGGCCGACCGGGTCAGCACCGGCGCGAGCGCGGGACAGTCCTTCGTGCGCCTGCATTTCGAGCACTGA
- a CDS encoding STAS domain-containing protein — MDIVPETTATATIVPLQGQINSANAAEAESRLLALVDGGARNLVLDFSGLNYISSAGLRLVLVLAKRMKQEGGRLVLCAMQPHVREVFEISGFLAILDVQATRQDALARF, encoded by the coding sequence ATGGACATCGTTCCCGAGACCACCGCCACGGCCACCATCGTGCCGCTGCAGGGGCAGATCAACAGCGCCAATGCGGCGGAAGCGGAATCGCGGCTGCTGGCCTTAGTCGATGGCGGTGCGCGCAACCTGGTGCTGGATTTTTCCGGGCTCAACTACATCTCCAGCGCCGGCCTGCGCCTGGTGCTGGTGCTGGCCAAGCGCATGAAGCAGGAGGGCGGACGCCTGGTGCTGTGCGCGATGCAGCCGCACGTGCGCGAGGTGTTCGAGATCAGCGGCTTTCTCGCCATCCTGGACGTGCAGGCCACGCGCCAGGATGCGCTGGCCAGGTTCTAG
- a CDS encoding ATP-binding protein: MTVGTTPEPWPVWQQAPHEFAPDSGAQAVAASLAWLEALCEQLDLPAQLGFAVGLCADEALANVTANARAPGGAPAQVWLAFGRLEGGMGLLVADDGAPFDPTHKASPELAASLEEAVPGGHGLRLMRHYTRAMHYRRLPERNELLLVFALQGSAD, from the coding sequence ATGACGGTTGGCACAACACCCGAGCCCTGGCCCGTCTGGCAGCAAGCTCCGCATGAGTTCGCCCCGGACAGCGGCGCCCAGGCGGTGGCCGCGTCGCTGGCCTGGCTGGAGGCATTGTGTGAACAACTGGACTTGCCGGCGCAGCTGGGCTTTGCCGTCGGTCTGTGCGCGGACGAGGCGCTGGCCAACGTCACCGCCAATGCGCGCGCGCCGGGCGGCGCACCGGCGCAGGTGTGGCTGGCGTTTGGCCGGCTCGAAGGCGGGATGGGCCTGCTGGTGGCGGACGATGGAGCGCCCTTCGATCCCACGCACAAGGCGAGCCCCGAGCTTGCAGCATCGCTCGAAGAGGCCGTGCCCGGCGGGCATGGACTGCGCCTGATGCGCCACTACACGCGCGCCATGCACTACCGGCGCCTGCCGGAGCGCAACGAGCTGCTGCTGGTGTTTGCGCTCCAGGGCAGCGCCGATTAG
- a CDS encoding PLP-dependent aminotransferase family protein, whose translation MQLPIRLDGASGKNLQTRIAGQIRTLILDGRLAPGARMPASRELAADLKVSRNTVMGAYARLVAEGLIEAREPAGTFVTARPLHEGPSVLPLAPSHFAAPEPRRQGRHLALRVQSHQVLPPHASELPFDFWVGRPDARLFPLRLWQSLLMRMLRGNARHLCDYGDPQGLHALRVAIATHVGATRGIATEPGRIVITNGIQEGLNLLACLLIKPGVQVAVENPCYRGAANVFINHGATLLPVRVDRDGIDPARLPEAAALVYTTPSHQYPLGATLSLPRRQALLDWARASGGIIVEDDYDSDFFYDGTPLPALKSLDRDDVVIYLGTFSKSLGAGLRIGYMVLPADLVEPSCHAKALLNNCQPWLEQAALAAFIAEGGYAQHLRRMRQSYAARRNHLCAGLAHFLPQWWVDGREGGMHVVVHLPAHEGSAGEVETLARARGVGVYGIDKGNALMLDVAADDPLRRVLLLGYAALDETEISEALLRMRRALAATPALA comes from the coding sequence ATGCAGCTGCCCATACGGCTCGACGGCGCATCGGGCAAGAATCTGCAGACGCGTATTGCCGGGCAGATCCGTACCCTGATTCTGGATGGTCGGCTGGCGCCGGGCGCGCGCATGCCGGCCAGCCGTGAACTGGCCGCCGACCTCAAGGTGTCGCGCAACACCGTGATGGGCGCGTATGCGCGGCTGGTGGCCGAGGGCCTGATCGAGGCGCGCGAGCCGGCCGGCACCTTCGTGACCGCACGCCCGCTGCACGAAGGGCCGTCGGTCCTGCCCCTGGCGCCCAGCCACTTCGCCGCGCCAGAGCCGCGGCGTCAGGGACGCCATCTGGCGCTGCGCGTGCAGTCCCATCAGGTGCTGCCGCCGCACGCCAGCGAACTGCCGTTCGACTTCTGGGTGGGACGCCCCGACGCGCGGCTCTTTCCGCTGCGGCTCTGGCAGTCGCTGCTCATGCGCATGCTGCGCGGCAACGCCCGGCACCTGTGCGACTACGGTGACCCGCAAGGCCTGCATGCCCTGCGCGTGGCCATCGCAACGCATGTGGGTGCGACGCGCGGCATTGCCACCGAACCCGGGCGCATCGTCATCACCAACGGCATACAGGAGGGGCTGAACCTGCTGGCTTGCCTGTTGATCAAGCCCGGCGTGCAGGTGGCGGTCGAAAACCCCTGTTACCGTGGTGCGGCCAATGTCTTCATCAACCATGGCGCGACGCTGCTGCCGGTGCGCGTGGACCGCGACGGCATAGACCCGGCGCGCCTGCCCGAGGCCGCTGCGCTCGTCTACACCACCCCCTCGCACCAATACCCGCTCGGGGCCACGCTCTCGTTGCCCCGGCGCCAGGCCTTGCTGGACTGGGCGCGTGCCAGCGGCGGAATCATCGTCGAGGACGACTACGACAGCGACTTCTTCTATGACGGCACGCCGCTGCCGGCGCTCAAGAGCCTGGACCGGGACGACGTGGTGATCTACCTGGGCACTTTCTCCAAGAGCCTGGGCGCGGGTCTGCGCATAGGCTACATGGTCCTGCCGGCCGATCTGGTCGAGCCCAGCTGCCATGCCAAGGCCCTGCTCAACAATTGCCAGCCTTGGCTGGAACAGGCGGCGCTTGCGGCCTTCATTGCCGAAGGCGGCTATGCACAGCACCTGCGGCGCATGCGCCAGTCCTATGCCGCCCGGCGCAACCACCTGTGCGCCGGGCTCGCGCACTTTCTGCCGCAATGGTGGGTCGATGGCCGGGAGGGCGGCATGCACGTGGTGGTGCATCTGCCAGCCCACGAGGGCAGTGCGGGTGAGGTGGAGACGCTGGCGCGCGCCCGGGGAGTGGGCGTCTACGGTATCGACAAGGGCAATGCCTTGATGCTCGACGTAGCGGCCGACGACCCCTTGCGGCGCGTGCTTCTGCTGGGCTATGCCGCGCTCGACGAGACTGAAATCAGCGAGGCGCTGCTGCGCATGCGCCGCGCACTGGCGGCGACGCCGGCGCTTGCATAG
- the ccmI gene encoding c-type cytochrome biogenesis protein CcmI codes for MLGFVALTAAMVLTALLAVLFPLLRRSQRPLQRGEDLAVLADGLRELDAALAAGDVGAAEHERARLELQRQALQADQAAHARAQSSQQANWAIALATAVVLPLLAVGVYLTVGQPGALHPPAAAARSASAGGAPHAQDDAAVAALQARLERDGGDADGWVLLARSYYQMGRISDALTAYGKATKLSGDNADLWVEYANTLAIAHQRDLSGEPARMVQRALEIDPNNLNALAFAGLAAFQQDDRAAALAHWQRLKALLPADTGDAKRIDDLIARARGQAPATPQAATPQAPGQTGDASIHGTVTLDERLRGQVAAADTLFIFARAGDGPPMPLAAVRTRASGWPVSFTLDDSSAMAPDMRLSRFAQVSVVARISRLGTPAPQPGDIEGSVEQVAVGSKEVRIVLDRVVGR; via the coding sequence ATGCTCGGTTTTGTAGCGCTGACCGCGGCCATGGTGCTCACTGCACTGCTGGCGGTGCTGTTCCCCCTGCTGCGCCGCAGCCAGCGCCCGCTGCAGCGCGGCGAGGATCTGGCGGTGCTCGCCGACGGCCTGCGCGAGCTCGATGCGGCGCTGGCTGCGGGCGATGTGGGCGCAGCCGAGCACGAGAGGGCGCGCCTGGAGCTGCAGCGCCAGGCGCTGCAGGCCGACCAGGCGGCGCACGCTCGGGCCCAGTCGAGCCAGCAGGCCAACTGGGCCATCGCCCTGGCCACCGCCGTGGTACTGCCGCTGCTGGCGGTGGGCGTCTACTTGACGGTGGGACAGCCTGGGGCGCTCCATCCGCCTGCGGCAGCCGCACGCAGCGCCAGCGCGGGGGGCGCGCCGCACGCCCAGGACGACGCCGCGGTGGCCGCGCTGCAGGCACGCCTGGAGCGCGACGGTGGTGACGCCGACGGCTGGGTGCTGCTGGCGCGCTCCTACTACCAGATGGGCCGCATCAGCGACGCGCTGACGGCCTACGGCAAGGCGACGAAGCTGAGCGGCGACAACGCCGATCTCTGGGTCGAGTACGCCAACACCCTGGCGATCGCGCACCAGCGCGACCTCTCGGGCGAACCCGCCCGGATGGTGCAGCGGGCCCTTGAGATCGACCCGAACAATCTCAACGCGCTGGCGTTCGCGGGCCTGGCGGCGTTCCAGCAGGACGACCGGGCGGCGGCGCTGGCCCACTGGCAAAGGCTCAAGGCCCTGCTGCCTGCCGACACCGGGGACGCCAAGCGCATCGACGACCTCATTGCCCGCGCCCGCGGCCAAGCGCCGGCCACGCCGCAGGCAGCCACGCCGCAGGCACCCGGGCAGACCGGCGACGCCAGCATCCACGGCACGGTCACGCTCGACGAGCGCCTGCGCGGCCAGGTGGCGGCGGCCGACACGCTGTTCATCTTCGCGCGCGCGGGCGATGGACCACCCATGCCGCTGGCCGCCGTGCGTACCCGCGCCAGCGGCTGGCCGGTCTCGTTCACGCTCGACGACAGCAGCGCCATGGCGCCGGACATGCGCCTGTCCAGGTTCGCCCAGGTGAGCGTGGTGGCGCGCATCTCGCGGCTCGGCACGCCGGCGCCGCAGCCGGGCGACATCGAAGGCAGCGTCGAGCAGGTCGCAGTGGGCAGCAAGGAGGTGCGCATCGTGCTCGACCGCGTCGTCGGCCGCTGA
- the haoB gene encoding hydroxylamine oxidation protein HaoB has translation MTRQRPLVARLAIVGGLVLIAAAALLLWRHASAPPIYHYVVGETLPASDAGALSAYAEAGYTLRRASVQAPERDTPLATLDIAETSAGPLLVNWQARVDDPFLTLAVPPEDVAALAQVLKRHVSGDATVLAWWDSSRQFKTLAGVDVNFASHLGLPLFVPAHWSGSRASVEAIERSFWSSGDAAAAAGERERFRRFGEALVSPEAEGIAALRALAGEGKRVVLVLHWRDVILLGQMFPDKLGVAFQDFGATNDVHGMVRRVHAWLQEHKYTAYGVLQGGGQPLRAIALTDEPSGNTLAARLLPFMGNAQHDVQGATLVYQTGGFSVYEIAPAGDADAAVRQAQEG, from the coding sequence TTGACACGCCAGCGCCCCCTTGTCGCCCGGCTCGCCATCGTCGGCGGCCTGGTGCTGATCGCGGCAGCCGCGCTGCTGCTCTGGCGGCACGCGAGCGCCCCGCCGATCTACCACTATGTGGTCGGCGAGACCCTGCCCGCGTCCGACGCGGGGGCGCTGTCCGCCTACGCCGAGGCCGGCTACACCCTGCGCCGCGCCAGCGTGCAGGCACCGGAACGGGACACGCCGCTTGCCACCCTGGACATCGCCGAGACCAGCGCGGGGCCGCTGCTGGTGAACTGGCAGGCGCGCGTCGATGACCCCTTCCTCACCCTCGCGGTACCGCCGGAAGACGTGGCGGCGCTCGCGCAGGTGCTCAAGCGCCATGTCTCCGGGGATGCCACGGTGCTCGCCTGGTGGGACAGCTCGCGCCAGTTCAAGACGCTCGCGGGTGTCGACGTCAACTTTGCGAGCCACCTGGGCCTGCCGCTCTTCGTGCCGGCGCACTGGAGCGGCAGCCGCGCGAGCGTGGAAGCCATCGAGCGCTCGTTCTGGAGCAGCGGCGACGCGGCTGCCGCCGCCGGCGAGCGCGAACGCTTCCGGCGCTTCGGCGAGGCTCTGGTGTCACCTGAAGCCGAAGGCATCGCGGCGCTGCGCGCCCTGGCCGGCGAAGGCAAGCGCGTGGTGCTCGTGCTGCACTGGCGCGACGTGATCCTGCTCGGCCAGATGTTCCCCGACAAGCTCGGCGTCGCCTTCCAGGATTTCGGCGCGACCAACGACGTGCACGGCATGGTGCGCCGCGTGCACGCCTGGCTGCAGGAGCACAAATACACCGCCTACGGCGTGCTGCAAGGCGGTGGCCAGCCCCTGCGCGCCATCGCGCTGACGGATGAGCCCTCGGGCAACACCCTGGCCGCCCGGCTGCTGCCGTTCATGGGAAACGCCCAGCACGACGTGCAGGGCGCAACCCTGGTCTATCAGACGGGGGGCTTCTCGGTGTATGAAATTGCGCCTGCGGGCGACGCGGACGCGGCCGTGCGGCAGGCCCAAGAAGGTTGA
- a CDS encoding multiheme c-type cytochrome codes for MWSRLLSFVVLAFCLMAAHLPASATIWDSVPDEQLKALELSRDATPKELFDSLSKRYRAELTKGKHAKFWEPIPMDMYLAPTLFYKAPDLDMQVTREQCASCHESVTHGWVASWEKSVHANLDKIRALPADDVRAYKKDIITEVEANLHSQGLLEQGAQLKDVGCADCHLGIGAKAGNHKDLHLPDRTVCGSCHLRQFAEAESERDTLTWPQKQWDKGHPSHTVDYMANVETATWAALQQREVAASCTMCHTNQTKCDNCHTRHEFSTVEARKPEACATCHNGVDHNEFEQFMLSKHGTKYQTRGDSWDWNARLADQNTKGGFTGPTCQGCHFEFNGQFTHNTVRKVRWGFLPFQNIADNLDDPWFQDRKTAWIGTCSQCHSPRFAETYLTMMDNGIKEGTKLVEETRKVVQKLYDDKLLVGQKTNRPALPAPEQDEPGGFFSLFFAQKNQTTLVDRTFAEMWEQHVARYMKGLEHVNPGGWTYSHGWSDLIKDQAIINEQDTLLREKAQLEQRVQKLEGKAGASAKLSSLDNRKPQNLLVSLGADPLYAGGTLAFLGGGLLLGGLAGRRRNRRGDTGDTPQ; via the coding sequence ATGTGGTCACGTCTGCTCAGCTTCGTCGTACTGGCGTTCTGCCTCATGGCAGCACACCTTCCTGCCTCGGCAACGATCTGGGATTCCGTCCCTGACGAGCAGCTCAAGGCGCTCGAACTCAGCCGGGACGCAACGCCCAAGGAACTCTTCGACAGCCTCTCCAAGCGTTACCGCGCGGAGCTGACCAAGGGCAAGCATGCCAAGTTCTGGGAGCCCATCCCGATGGACATGTACCTGGCGCCGACGCTGTTCTACAAGGCGCCGGATCTGGACATGCAGGTCACGCGCGAACAGTGCGCCAGCTGCCACGAGAGCGTCACCCATGGCTGGGTGGCCTCCTGGGAAAAGAGCGTGCACGCCAACCTTGACAAGATCCGCGCGCTGCCCGCAGACGACGTGCGCGCGTACAAGAAGGACATCATCACCGAGGTGGAAGCCAACTTGCACTCGCAGGGCCTGCTCGAGCAAGGCGCCCAGCTCAAGGACGTGGGCTGCGCCGACTGCCACCTGGGCATAGGGGCCAAGGCCGGCAACCACAAGGACCTGCATCTGCCCGACCGCACGGTCTGCGGCAGCTGCCACCTGCGCCAGTTCGCCGAAGCCGAGTCCGAACGCGACACCCTCACCTGGCCGCAGAAGCAATGGGACAAGGGCCACCCCTCGCATACCGTGGACTACATGGCCAACGTCGAGACCGCCACCTGGGCCGCGCTGCAGCAGCGCGAGGTGGCCGCCAGCTGCACCATGTGCCACACCAACCAGACCAAGTGCGACAACTGCCACACCCGGCATGAGTTCTCCACCGTCGAGGCGCGCAAGCCCGAAGCCTGCGCAACCTGCCACAACGGCGTGGACCACAACGAGTTCGAGCAATTCATGCTCTCCAAGCACGGCACCAAGTACCAGACGCGCGGCGACTCCTGGGACTGGAATGCACGCCTTGCCGACCAGAACACCAAGGGCGGCTTCACCGGTCCCACCTGCCAGGGTTGCCACTTCGAGTTCAACGGCCAGTTCACGCACAACACCGTGCGCAAGGTGCGCTGGGGCTTCCTGCCGTTCCAGAACATTGCCGACAACCTGGACGACCCCTGGTTCCAGGACCGCAAGACCGCCTGGATAGGCACCTGCTCGCAGTGCCACTCGCCGCGCTTTGCCGAAACCTATCTGACCATGATGGACAACGGCATCAAGGAGGGCACCAAGCTCGTCGAGGAAACCCGCAAGGTGGTGCAGAAGCTCTACGACGACAAGCTGCTCGTGGGCCAGAAGACCAACCGCCCGGCCCTGCCGGCACCGGAGCAGGACGAACCCGGCGGCTTCTTCTCGCTGTTCTTCGCCCAGAAGAACCAGACCACTCTGGTGGACCGCACCTTCGCCGAGATGTGGGAGCAGCACGTGGCGCGCTACATGAAGGGCCTGGAGCACGTCAACCCCGGCGGCTGGACCTATTCGCACGGCTGGAGCGATCTGATCAAGGACCAGGCCATCATCAACGAGCAGGACACCCTGCTGCGCGAAAAGGCGCAACTGGAGCAGCGGGTGCAAAAGCTTGAGGGCAAGGCCGGCGCCAGCGCCAAGCTGTCCTCGCTGGACAACCGCAAGCCGCAGAACCTGCTGGTCAGCCTCGGGGCGGACCCCTTGTACGCCGGTGGCACGCTGGCCTTCCTGGGCGGCGGCCTGCTGCTGGGCGGCCTTGCCGGGCGCCGCCGTAACAGGCGTGGCGACACTGGCGACACCCCGCAATGA